The stretch of DNA TAGTGCCAGTATTAAAGGTCCAATTCGGATTATCGATTAAACTAAATTTTCAGTGAGAGGAAGGATAAGATGTTGCGATCGCGAACAATTCGGGAAGGTTCTGTTGGGTTATTGGCTTTGATTGGTATTGCTTTATTTGGTGCGGTTGCTTTGTGGCTGCGAGGAATAAATTTTACTGAAAAAAGTTATCAAGTCATTGCCCAATTTCCTAATGTTAATGGGATTCAAGTCGGAGATTCGGTTCGTTATCGGGGTTTAAAAGTTGGCAAAATCACCGATATTATGCCTGGAACTAATGGTGTAGACGTAATGATGGAAATTTCCTCTTCCGATCTCCTAATTCCGAAAAACGCTCTGATTCAAGCTAGTAGTTCAGGATTGATTGGAGAAACTTTTGTGGCTATAATTCCCCAAAACCAACTTCCCGATCAAGCTCAAGCTACCAATCCTTTGAGTCAAAATTGTGATTCAAGTCTGATTATTTGCAATAACGACCGCTTAGAAGGACAACCAGGTATTACTCTTGACGATCTGATGCCTTTGATGTACCAGATGAGTACTCTTTACAGCGATCCGCGATTTTTTGACAATATCAATACTGCGGTGCAAAACACTTCGATGGCTGCGGGTGAAGCAACTCAATTAAGTCGAGATCTTTCTGTGTTGGTAAAAGATCTCAGAGGACAATTAAAAACTTTTTCTAATACAGCTAATGCCATTACTAAAGTAGCCGAAAATAGTTCAGAACAAATTGCTTCTACTGCCGAACAGTATAAAAAAACAGCTAATCAAATCAGTGAACTTACAACTAGTGTCAATCAGCTAGTAACTCAAAATCGTAGTAATTTAGTAGCCACTTTAGATAATATTAAAACTACTAGCGATCGCTTACAAAATTTAACGGTACAAATAGACAAAAGTTTAGGTAATACTAATACCGAACAGTTAGTTCAAAACTTAGAAACTTTAACAGCAAATGCAGCAGAAGCTTCAGCTAACCTTAAAGATATTTCAGCAACTTTTAGCAACCCAAATAATTTAGTAACTTTACAACAAACCTTAGATTCTGCCAGAGTAACTTTTGTCAATGCTCAGAAAATTACGGCTGATCTAGAACAAATCACCGGCGATCCTGCTTTTGTGAATAATGTTAAAAATTTAGTCAATGGTTTAGGTAATTTAGTTTCTTCAACTGAACAATTAGAACAACAAGTTCAGACTACACAAATACTCGAACCTGTCCAACAACAGTTATCTTTAGGCTCAAGTACTGACAATTTTAATTTGGCTGAAAAATCACTCAAGTTAGAATCAACAGAGCAAAATGTTTTGTTAGAAAAGGAAACTAATTTCCATTTAAATTCTTCTGCCGATTTTCCTGTTCCTGAGCTAAACAAACAACCCAAACGATTTTAATTTATGAATAAGATTGGATACTCGGTAAATTAATCGATTTAAGCAGGGTAGTTTTCTACAGCAGGAGAAAAAAGAAATAGAATAGGCATTAAACTAAGATCCATTCTGTACTTAAACAATAACCCTTCAATACACACATCCGCGATCGCTTCTGCGCCAGGCTACGCGTGATCGCGGATGAGCCTCGCTTCCAGGCGAGATCGCGCTTGACGAACATCTTATATCAAGTTCGGTTGAATAATTATATTAAAGTTGAGGTCAGATATAGCAGTTCTTATACTGGTGAGGTACAAAGTATTTGGATTTAAGGCAGGAGGCAGGTGTTAAGTGTACCTTGTGGATTCGAGAAACGCTATAACAAGTAATTAGTAATTAGTAATTAGTAATTAGCAAATGCAACCAGGCTTTTTTATTTCAACCAATTATTCGTACTTGATATTACTATCTTTGAGTATGGCGATCGCTTGTATCGTAAAAATACTGATTAAACTAATTTAAAAGAAGTATTTCATCTAATTTTTACCAAACAATTCAGTATTTTTATCAAGTCTTAATTAAATAGATTTAATATATTAAATGTCTCTCAAAAAAAACAATAAAATCTTGACATTATAACTATTGTAGGTTAATAAATTAATTCTGTCAAAACTATAACCAAAATAAGCATAAACATTTTAATTAATTGTAGAGTACGATTGGTTAAAATTGAAAAAATTACTTGATATTTCCAATAATGTTGCGTCAATAATTGAGTAAAAATAAAACTATGAGACTTCCCAACTTCTTAATCATTGGCATTCAAAAAGCTGGCACAACTTCAATTTATAACTATCTTCAAGAACATCCTCAAATTTATATGAGTCCAGTTAAAGAAACTAATTTTTTTGAAAAAAATTGGGAAAGTCTTCCAGTAGAAGAACGTAATAAAAAAGGTATTATTACCTTTGATGATTATTGCCAATTGTTTACTGACGTTCAAGATGAAATTGCGATTGGCGAGGCTTCTCCTAATTATTTATTTCATTATCAATCTTCTGCACCAAAAATCAAACAATATCTTCCTAATGCTAAATTAATTGCTATTTTAAGAAATCCTGTAGAACGAGCCTATTCTGATTATTTGATGCATATTCGAGATGCGATCGGTTCTCGTCCTCTTTCTGAACAAATTAAATATAGCGCGCATAAATCTTTTATTATTCGTAAAGGTTTTTATTACGAGCCATTAAAATTTTACTACGATCAATTTTCCCCTGAACAAATTAAAGTTTTTCTCTACGAAGATTTTTGTAAACAACCTCAAGAGATCATGCAAGAAATGTATCGTTATTTGGATGTAGATGATACTTTTTGTCCTGATGTTAGCAAGAAAGCTCAAGTTGCGAAAGTTCCTAAAAATCAAACTATTAATAATTTACTTCAACGCCAAAATCCTCTCAGAACTCTTGTTGCTAATAGTCTTAAAATTATTGTTCCTTTAGAAACTAGACAAAAACTTCGAGATAGCTTGGTTAATTTCAATTCTGTTGATAAAAAACAAGCTCCCTTGTCAGAAGAAGACCGTAAGCAATTAATCAAAATTTATCAAGAAGATATTTTGAAATTACAAGATTTACTGCAAAAAGATTTATCAATGTGGCTAGCATTATAAAAAAATCGAACAGTTACAAATTATGAGTAATGAAGCAAAATATTTTCCTTCAATATCAGTAATCGTTCCAATTTATAATGGTGAAACTGATTTACCCCAATTGATTGAATGTATATTGAAACAAACTTATCCAAAACAATTAAGTGAATATTTATTAGTAGATAATAACAGTAGCGATCGCACTCCAATTATTTTAAAAGAAGTCCAACAAACAGTTTCTGAAACAGGAATTAACCTAAGACATCTTACCGAAAAAGAAATTCAAAGTTCTTATGCTGCGCGTAATTTAGGAATTCGTCAAGCTAAGGGAGAAATTTTAGTTTTTACTGATGCTGATTGTCGTCCCCAACCAAATTGGTTAGAACAAATTGTTCAACCTTTTAATAACTCTCAAATCGGTATTATTGTAGGTGAAGTAGTTGCCTTATGCGGAAATACTTTACTAGAAAAATATGCTGATCGCAATCAGGTTATGTCTCAAAAATTTTTGCTCCAACACCCTTTTTATCCCTACGGACAAACTGCTAACATTGCCATTAGAAAAGAAGCTTTTGTAAAAGTAGGATTATTTCGTCCTCATTTAACTACTGGTGGTGATGCTGATATTTGTTGGCGTATTCAAAAAGAAACTTCATGGCAATTAGCTTATGCACCAACTGCAATTATTGAACATCGCCATCGTTCTAATTTAAAAAATTTTCGTAGTCAATTTCGACGTTATGGAAGTTCTAATCGTTATCTACATGAACTTCATGGTGTTGATTTAATGAGAGAATTAACTCCTCAAGAAGTTTTTTATCGTATTAGTCGATGGTTACTTAAAGAATTACCTACAGATAGTTTAAAAGCGATCGCAAGAAAAACACCTTGGATCGATCTGATCAAAACTCCGATAGATTTGATTGGTTTTCAAGCACGAACCCAAGGACAACAAGAAAGTAAATTACCAGAAGCAGCTAGAAAGATTGAATGGTTATAGTTATAGATCAAGGTTGATAGGGAGAGTTTTTTTATTATTAACCAAACAATAATACCATCACTGAAATTCAACTTAAAAATGTTAATTTGATCACTATATGTTTAGCATTGGCAAGCATTTTTTTTAATTTACCGTAATTAATTTTTCCTAATCAAAAATGCCCACCAACACTATTTTAAAAATCAGCACTTAAAGGAGTTCTGGGGAAAGGAATTACATCTCTAATATTTCCCATTCCTGTCATAAACTGAACAATTCTTTCAAATCCCAAACCAAAACCAGCATGAGGAACAGTTCCATAACGACGTAAATCCAAATACCACCACAAACTATCAGTTTCCATGTCTAAAGCTTGAATACGTTCTTCTAAAACTGCGAATCTTTCTTCTCTTTGCGAACCGCCAATAATTTCACCAATTTTTGGAGCTAAAACATCCATAGCTGCTACGGTTTTACCATCATCATTGAGTCGCATATAGAAGGCTTTAATCTCTTTAGGATAATTGGTAACAATTAAAGGTTTTTTAAACAATTCTTCGGCTAAATATCGTTCGTGTTCCGATTGTAAATCAATCCCCCATTGCACAGGAAACTCAAATTTTTTATCAGCTTTTTCTAGTAAATTAATCGCTTCAGTATAAGTAATTCGTTCAAATTCATTATTGATAATATTATCGGCTGTCGCTAAAACAGTTTGATCGACCCATTTATTAAAAAATTCCATGTCTTCTGGACAACGATCCAGAACATATTGAAACATATATTTGAGAAACTCTTCTGCTAAATTTTGATCGCCTTCAAGATCGCAAAAAGCCATTTCTGGTTCTACCATCCAAAACTCTGCCAAATGTCTAGAAGTATTAGAATTTTCTGCACGGAAAGTAGGACCAAAAGTATAAACATTTTGAAACGCCATTGCCATAACTTCAGCTTGTAATTGTCCACTGACAGTTAAATAAGCTGGTTTGCCAAAGAAATCTTGACTATAATCAACTTCTCCTTGAGGCGTTTTCGGAATTTTATTTAAATCCAAACTAGTAACAGTAAATAATTCGCCTGCACCCTCACAATCACTAGCAGTAATAATTGGACTGTGAATCCATAAAAAACCTCTATCTTGAAAAAACTGATGAATGGCAGCAGCACAAGCATTGCGTACCCGAAATACTGCACCTAAAGTATTAGTACGCGATCGCAAATGACTGATATTACGTAAAAATTCAAACGAGTGACGTTTCTTTTGTAGAGGATAGGTTTCAGGATCTGCTTCTCCATAGACTTGTGCAGAATCAGCTTTCAGTTCAATTGTTTGTCCTTTTCCCACTGATGCGACTAACGTTCCTGAGACTTCTACCGAAGCACCTGTATTAATTTTTTTGAGTAGCTGCTCGTAATCTGGTAAGCTGGCATCGAGAACTACTTGCAGATTGGCTAAAGACGAACCATCATTAACTTCCATAAAAGAAAAGTCTTTAAGTTCGCGTTTAGTCCGCACCCAACCTTGAATAGTTACGGATTCATCTGGTTGACCATTTCTTAACAACTCTACAATTCTTCTCGTTACCATATTGCCTCTAATATGTTTTACCTAGATTATTTTATCTTTGCTGGCGATAAGACTTGCTCTACAAGTCATCTTCAACCACTAAAACGGGAAACTGACTCATCTCCAAAACGGATTGAGAAACCGAACCCACTAAAACCTCATCAAACGGGCGATGTCCACGTTTACCAATGACAATTTCAGTAACTTCATGCTTTTGTGCGGTAAGAACAATTTCTTCTGGCACTGATCCGAAGGTTGCAATAAATTGATGGCGAATGTCGGCTAAAATTCGTTTGGTTTGCTCCTGTAAAAGTTGAACTTTTTGAGGATCATTAACTCGAATTACGTGCAGTACCAATACTTTACCATCACTTCGACGAGCTAGTTCGGCTGCCTTGGTCAAAACTTGAGTTGATAGGGATGAAGTATCCACCGCAGCTAACAGAATAATAGACCGATTAATCGCAACTTTAGTCGGATCAACCTCACCTTTTTGAAGCAGTTTGGGAGCAAAAGTTGGAATTGCCCAAGCTCCTAAAGGTGCTGTGAGCAAAATTGACAGGGCTGCGATCGCTAGAATTGTGTCTCCTCCTGAGATACCTTGAGCCAGAGGAATCGCCCCAATTGCTGCCTGTACTGTTGCTTTAGCTGAATTTCCTGGTAGTAAAAACAAACGTTCTTTCCAAGTCCAGTTACTACCAAGGGTGGCAAGATACCAACCTAAAGATCTACCAATTAGTGTTCCGATTACCAATATTAGCAAACCAATCAATAAGGTATCGCCTAAAACATTGAGTTGAATACTCGCTCCCAACAGCACAAACAAAATAATTTCAGCAATTGTCCACAAATTGTCAAACCCATTTCGCAAACGTCTTGCTAAAGGTGCATCTAACTCAATCAAGAAAAACCCTGTTGCCATGACAGCTAAATAGCCAGAAAAAACAGGAACATTTTCCGCTACTACTACCAACAATAAAGCAAAGCTAGCAGCGACTAAAGAATCCTGAACTGTTGTTTGAGTCCAATTTTGTTTAGCTAGCAGTAATACCAGGATTTGAGCCGTTACCCATCCCAAGAGTACCCCCAAAACAATTTGGATGATGACTTGAAATGGTAATAACTGCAAAGGACTAAGAGTAATTATTCCTAAGACAGTAATACCTGTAGTTGCTTCCTGGGATAGAAAAGCTAGCAGTAGACTAAACACCAACAACAGCAACACGTCAGAAAGTGCGCTCCCTGTTAAAATCGCATCGGGAATTCCTTTCTGGACTCCCCAACCCAAGCTTTTTAAGCGCAACATTCCTGGTACAATCACCGCAGGGGATTCTGCCCCAATAATGCAGCCTAATAGCAATCCAGTCCAAAAATCAAACTTGAGTAACCAGACAGAAATAACAGCAATAGCGATCGCTTCACAAGCAGCAGGCAAAAAACCTAAGCGTAACGCTACAGTTCCCTGTTGAGCCAATTTTTCGCGATCGAGTCCTAACCCTGCTTTCATCAAAATTACCATCACAGCAATCGTGCGGAAAGAATCTGCCGTATTTAGAACATCTGAACTAATAACCTTGGCTACTTGGGGGCCTAACAAAATCCCAACTAGTACCATACCCACCAAGGCAGGAGCTTTGAGTCGTCGAGCAATTTGCCCGACAAAAAAACCGATTAGTAAAATCAAAATAATACTTGCTAACATCACGCTACGTTAAAGATGAATCGATTGAATAACGTGACTTGCAACAGAAAGTTTAATTAAGGGCATCAATAAACCTACCTTTCCGCTACAAGTCGGAAGAGTAGGAGCTATCAGCCTCTTAAAGATTATGAAAAACTTAAAAACAAAGGGCGGTTTTGGCAAGCTCCATTGCCATCTCTATGTTTATACCATTTTATTGATGGTAGTGGGAAGCGTTTTAAGTAAATCAAGATATTGGTTTAGGTTGGGACAATTTATTTAACTAGAAAGACGCTGACGTAAATAATCAGCTATACTACCGCCATAAGCTGCATGAATTAAGCCTTCTGGATTCATTTCAATTAATTCTCCATCAATCAATTGAATATGGCGGTTCTGTAAAATCCCCGCTTCGATCATTTTGTGATAATCTGTAATCGACCATTTAGCTAAAGAAACCATTTTGCTATTTCAAAAATATTTTTGATAATTTCAAACTTTTTCAAGTTAAAACTATTTTACTGCTGCTGACGTTTCCAGTTCATAATATCCCAGGTACGTAAATCCCAAGGAGTAACTTCATAACCAGTAAGATTATTACTAAAAGCCACTACATCAGCCCGATGAACTAAAGGAATGATAGCAACTTCATCAATTAATAAATCATTCATTTGGATAAATAGTTGCGTTCTTTTTGCTTGATCTAATTCTTTAGTAGATTGTTGCCACAAAGTATCATATTTGGGATTACAATAGCGAGCATTATTATTCCCCGTCCAGTTATTAGCTTGTTGAGGAATTTGAGCGCAAGTCATAAACTGCATATAAGCACCAGGATCGGGATTAGTATTACCCGAAGTATACATTTGTAGATCGGCATAAAAATGTTCTACCGTGTCGTTATTAGCAGGATCGCTCGAAAAATAAACACCAGGATCGATGCTTTTTAATTCCACTCCTATGCCTAAAGATTGCAGATTTTGTTTAACAATAGCTTGAGTTTTTTGACGTAGAGGGTTAACTGAGGTTTGAAAGACGATTTGCATCTCTACCCCATTTTTATCTCTGATGCCATTACCATTAGTATCACGCCATCCTGCCTGATCTAATAATTTACTTGCTTGTTCGAGATTAAATTCATAACTAGTATTACCAGAAACATATTGTTCAGGTGCAACCAAAAAATTAGCAGTAGCTTTTCCTGTCACGCCGTATAATTGTTGAGTAATGGTATCGCGGTCAATAGCCAAATTTAAAGCCTGACGAACATTGCGATCGCTAAAGAAGGGATGGGGAATTTTTACACTAGAACGTTCGCCTTCTGCTGTAGTCTGGTTAGGATCGCTGTGATTGATAATGATCCTTTCCATTAAAGCACCATAGTTAGCTATTACTTTTCCCCTTCCAGCAGCTTCTAGTTCTTTTAAAATAGAAGCTTCGACTTGTAAGTTATAAGCATAATCTGCATCCCCTGTTTGTAGCACTGCCCTGGCAGCGGAAGTGGCATCACCACCACCTTTTAGTTCAACTCTTTGAAAACCTAATGTTTCTGCTTGACGGAATTCGGGATTAGGTTCATAAATTACCGTATCACCTGGTCTAAATTCTACTACTCGATAAGCTCCCGTTCCTACAGGTTTAAGATTGGCTGGTGCTTCTCTAGTATTAACACCGTTGTAAGCTTCGTAGATATGTTTAGGAAGAATCATTCCCTGTGTACCAACAAAAACTAAAGCCCAAGCAGGATTAACTTCTTTAAAATTAATTTTAACTGTATGTTCGTCGATCGCTTCGACACTTTGAATTACTTCATAAGTTCCTGCTGAAACCGAACCAACTTGAGGATTAGTTATAAACTGATAAGTAAAGACTACATCAGCAGCAGTAAACGGAGTTCCATCAGACCATTTAATTCCTTGTTTTAGTTTCCAAGTAACTGATTTGCCATCAGCAGCTAAACCACCGTTTGCTTCTGAAGGAATTACCTCTGCGAGAATTGGAACTAATTCATTATTATTATTAAAACTAGCTAGAGGTTCTAATGTAATGCGACTAGCTTCAGCATCCTTAAATCCTGTGGAAAGATGAGGATTTAGAATAGTTGGTGCTTGCCAATATAATAATTTCAGTGTGCTGTTATCTGTTCCTTGGTTGTTATTGGCTTGAGGAGCGTTACAAGCATTGATAAACAACGTAGATAAAACAGATAAACACAAGAGAGAAGAGAATTTTTGGGCATTCATAAGAAATCAGTTTGGCAGTTACCAGTTACCAGGAAATAAAAAGTAAAAAGTAGCAAGTATAGCAGTACAAAGAAAGATTAGGACATTATTGTAAATCGTAGGGGCGATTGACCAATCGCCCTGACAAGATTTGCGTGTCCTAACCTAAATACGTAGTGTTATAGTAATCAACAATTAACAAAAAATCAGAATGCTAGATTGTACCTTATTAGATAGAAAACTGCCATAACTATTCAATAGCGTAAACATCGCCTTCTTTACCCAAAGCAAATCGCAATGAATGACGCACACTTTTACTAGATTTGGTGAGAAAGATCAATAAAGCGATCGCAGCTAGTCCGCCTGACCAATAAAACATTGTAGAATAACTAACTACCAAAGCTAATGTACCAAGTATTGGTCCTGCGATCGCAACCCCTAAATCAAAGCCACCAATACAAATAGCGTAAACTTTTCCTCTTTCAGTTAAATAAGAGCGATCGCTCATTAGAGCAATTAACATGGGAATTAAGATTCCTGCACCTGTGCCTTCAACAAAAGCAGCGAGGATCAAAATCGAGGGTAGAGTCGCATCCGCGAGTAACAGCATGGAAATGGTATAACAAATCAAGCTAAAAGTAATAAATAATCCCCTTCCCCAAGTATCCGAAGCTTTTCCTACCACCACGCGAGCAATAAAAGATGCGATCGCAGCTACCGCATAAAACAAGCCTGCATTAAAATCTAATTTTGTTTCTTGAATGTATAGCGGTAAAAAAGTTGCTAAAGTACCAAAAACTAAACCAATTAGCAACATAATTATTCCTGGAATGACAAAAGAAGAATGTTTGATTAATTCCCCAAAACTGCGACTGGGTTCTAATTCAAGCTGTGGATCGCGATTTTGACTCTTTAAATTTAGTTCTTCTTTAACTTGACTAGCACAGACAAAAGCAATCAATCCTGCGATCGCAGCAATTAAAAATAATGGTGTATAGCCGAAATTGGCTTGAAGATATCCTCCTAAAGCCGGTCCTAATGCCATACCAATCGGAATTGCCAAACTCATATAACCAATTAATTCTCCTCTTTGCTTGGGTGGAGAAATATCAACCACTAAGGCACTATAACCAGTGGTAAACCCAGAAATGCTAATGCCGTGAAACGCCCTCAAAATCATTAGTAAGGAAACTGAGTTGGCAACCAAATACCCCAACGGCGCAATACCCACTACCGCAGTACCAATTAAAATCGAAATTTTTCGTCCTTGAGAATCAGCTAATTGTCCTAACCAGGTACGAGATAGAAGCAAACCAATAGCAAAACAGCCCATCACTAACCCAATTTGCTGCTTTGTCCCTCCTATATCCCTAATATAAAGAGGTAGTACTGGTAACAAAGAGGTAATACTAAACCAAAATAGTAAACCAGTAATAAATAAGGTTAGTAAATTACGCCGTTTAGTTGGTTCGAGATCGATAAAAACTTTCACAGATTCTTTAACAAACTTAGGATTCTAGCAAT from Stanieria cyanosphaera PCC 7437 encodes:
- a CDS encoding cation:proton antiporter; this encodes MLASIILILLIGFFVGQIARRLKAPALVGMVLVGILLGPQVAKVISSDVLNTADSFRTIAVMVILMKAGLGLDREKLAQQGTVALRLGFLPAACEAIAIAVISVWLLKFDFWTGLLLGCIIGAESPAVIVPGMLRLKSLGWGVQKGIPDAILTGSALSDVLLLLVFSLLLAFLSQEATTGITVLGIITLSPLQLLPFQVIIQIVLGVLLGWVTAQILVLLLAKQNWTQTTVQDSLVAASFALLLVVVAENVPVFSGYLAVMATGFFLIELDAPLARRLRNGFDNLWTIAEIILFVLLGASIQLNVLGDTLLIGLLILVIGTLIGRSLGWYLATLGSNWTWKERLFLLPGNSAKATVQAAIGAIPLAQGISGGDTILAIAALSILLTAPLGAWAIPTFAPKLLQKGEVDPTKVAINRSIILLAAVDTSSLSTQVLTKAAELARRSDGKVLVLHVIRVNDPQKVQLLQEQTKRILADIRHQFIATFGSVPEEIVLTAQKHEVTEIVIGKRGHRPFDEVLVGSVSQSVLEMSQFPVLVVEDDL
- a CDS encoding sulfotransferase family protein, whose protein sequence is MRLPNFLIIGIQKAGTTSIYNYLQEHPQIYMSPVKETNFFEKNWESLPVEERNKKGIITFDDYCQLFTDVQDEIAIGEASPNYLFHYQSSAPKIKQYLPNAKLIAILRNPVERAYSDYLMHIRDAIGSRPLSEQIKYSAHKSFIIRKGFYYEPLKFYYDQFSPEQIKVFLYEDFCKQPQEIMQEMYRYLDVDDTFCPDVSKKAQVAKVPKNQTINNLLQRQNPLRTLVANSLKIIVPLETRQKLRDSLVNFNSVDKKQAPLSEEDRKQLIKIYQEDILKLQDLLQKDLSMWLAL
- a CDS encoding glycosyltransferase, coding for MSNEAKYFPSISVIVPIYNGETDLPQLIECILKQTYPKQLSEYLLVDNNSSDRTPIILKEVQQTVSETGINLRHLTEKEIQSSYAARNLGIRQAKGEILVFTDADCRPQPNWLEQIVQPFNNSQIGIIVGEVVALCGNTLLEKYADRNQVMSQKFLLQHPFYPYGQTANIAIRKEAFVKVGLFRPHLTTGGDADICWRIQKETSWQLAYAPTAIIEHRHRSNLKNFRSQFRRYGSSNRYLHELHGVDLMRELTPQEVFYRISRWLLKELPTDSLKAIARKTPWIDLIKTPIDLIGFQARTQGQQESKLPEAARKIEWL
- a CDS encoding MlaD family protein, which gives rise to MLRSRTIREGSVGLLALIGIALFGAVALWLRGINFTEKSYQVIAQFPNVNGIQVGDSVRYRGLKVGKITDIMPGTNGVDVMMEISSSDLLIPKNALIQASSSGLIGETFVAIIPQNQLPDQAQATNPLSQNCDSSLIICNNDRLEGQPGITLDDLMPLMYQMSTLYSDPRFFDNINTAVQNTSMAAGEATQLSRDLSVLVKDLRGQLKTFSNTANAITKVAENSSEQIASTAEQYKKTANQISELTTSVNQLVTQNRSNLVATLDNIKTTSDRLQNLTVQIDKSLGNTNTEQLVQNLETLTANAAEASANLKDISATFSNPNNLVTLQQTLDSARVTFVNAQKITADLEQITGDPAFVNNVKNLVNGLGNLVSSTEQLEQQVQTTQILEPVQQQLSLGSSTDNFNLAEKSLKLESTEQNVLLEKETNFHLNSSADFPVPELNKQPKRF
- a CDS encoding peptide ABC transporter substrate-binding protein, yielding MNAQKFSSLLCLSVLSTLFINACNAPQANNNQGTDNSTLKLLYWQAPTILNPHLSTGFKDAEASRITLEPLASFNNNNELVPILAEVIPSEANGGLAADGKSVTWKLKQGIKWSDGTPFTAADVVFTYQFITNPQVGSVSAGTYEVIQSVEAIDEHTVKINFKEVNPAWALVFVGTQGMILPKHIYEAYNGVNTREAPANLKPVGTGAYRVVEFRPGDTVIYEPNPEFRQAETLGFQRVELKGGGDATSAARAVLQTGDADYAYNLQVEASILKELEAAGRGKVIANYGALMERIIINHSDPNQTTAEGERSSVKIPHPFFSDRNVRQALNLAIDRDTITQQLYGVTGKATANFLVAPEQYVSGNTSYEFNLEQASKLLDQAGWRDTNGNGIRDKNGVEMQIVFQTSVNPLRQKTQAIVKQNLQSLGIGVELKSIDPGVYFSSDPANNDTVEHFYADLQMYTSGNTNPDPGAYMQFMTCAQIPQQANNWTGNNNARYCNPKYDTLWQQSTKELDQAKRTQLFIQMNDLLIDEVAIIPLVHRADVVAFSNNLTGYEVTPWDLRTWDIMNWKRQQQ
- a CDS encoding PDDEXK family nuclease — its product is MVSLAKWSITDYHKMIEAGILQNRHIQLIDGELIEMNPEGLIHAAYGGSIADYLRQRLSS
- a CDS encoding MFS transporter codes for the protein MKVFIDLEPTKRRNLLTLFITGLLFWFSITSLLPVLPLYIRDIGGTKQQIGLVMGCFAIGLLLSRTWLGQLADSQGRKISILIGTAVVGIAPLGYLVANSVSLLMILRAFHGISISGFTTGYSALVVDISPPKQRGELIGYMSLAIPIGMALGPALGGYLQANFGYTPLFLIAAIAGLIAFVCASQVKEELNLKSQNRDPQLELEPSRSFGELIKHSSFVIPGIIMLLIGLVFGTLATFLPLYIQETKLDFNAGLFYAVAAIASFIARVVVGKASDTWGRGLFITFSLICYTISMLLLADATLPSILILAAFVEGTGAGILIPMLIALMSDRSYLTERGKVYAICIGGFDLGVAIAGPILGTLALVVSYSTMFYWSGGLAAIALLIFLTKSSKSVRHSLRFALGKEGDVYAIE
- the asnS gene encoding asparagine--tRNA ligase; translated protein: MVTRRIVELLRNGQPDESVTIQGWVRTKRELKDFSFMEVNDGSSLANLQVVLDASLPDYEQLLKKINTGASVEVSGTLVASVGKGQTIELKADSAQVYGEADPETYPLQKKRHSFEFLRNISHLRSRTNTLGAVFRVRNACAAAIHQFFQDRGFLWIHSPIITASDCEGAGELFTVTSLDLNKIPKTPQGEVDYSQDFFGKPAYLTVSGQLQAEVMAMAFQNVYTFGPTFRAENSNTSRHLAEFWMVEPEMAFCDLEGDQNLAEEFLKYMFQYVLDRCPEDMEFFNKWVDQTVLATADNIINNEFERITYTEAINLLEKADKKFEFPVQWGIDLQSEHERYLAEELFKKPLIVTNYPKEIKAFYMRLNDDGKTVAAMDVLAPKIGEIIGGSQREERFAVLEERIQALDMETDSLWWYLDLRRYGTVPHAGFGLGFERIVQFMTGMGNIRDVIPFPRTPLSADF